Proteins from one Embleya scabrispora genomic window:
- a CDS encoding ABC transporter ATP-binding protein: MAEPTTTGSPMPDEPLLRAEDLRVHLDTPRGLLKAVDGVSFAIERGETLGLVGESGSGKSMLVRSLMGICPSIAKIQGSVRLDGRELVGVPRKEARKIWGNRIAMVFQDPMTSLNPVLRIDRQLTESMRLHLGLGKKEAGERAIELLTLVGIPEPLKRSRQYPHQLSGGMRQRVTIAMALACDPDVLIADEATTALDVTVQRQILDLLQEIQAERGMGMILVSHDLGVVAGRTDQIAVMYAGRMVEHSPTAELFAHRRHRYTEALLGAVPRLDVPRDQRPRAIPGSPPDLITLASGCAFAARCGAADDLCRAQRPELGEDLGTHRFACHHPVGTDAPAGGGADAASGTGADEKPSLMKETPA, encoded by the coding sequence ATGGCGGAGCCAACCACGACCGGCTCGCCCATGCCGGACGAACCCCTGCTGCGGGCCGAGGACCTGCGGGTGCACCTGGACACCCCGCGCGGCCTGCTCAAGGCCGTGGACGGCGTGTCGTTCGCCATCGAACGCGGCGAAACCCTCGGCCTGGTCGGCGAGTCCGGCTCGGGCAAGTCGATGCTGGTGCGCTCGCTGATGGGCATCTGCCCCTCGATCGCCAAGATCCAGGGCAGCGTGCGCCTGGACGGACGCGAACTGGTCGGGGTGCCGCGCAAGGAGGCCCGGAAGATCTGGGGCAACCGGATCGCGATGGTCTTCCAGGACCCGATGACCTCGCTCAACCCGGTGTTGCGGATCGACCGCCAGCTCACCGAGTCGATGCGGCTGCACCTGGGCCTGGGCAAGAAGGAGGCGGGCGAGCGGGCGATCGAACTGCTCACGCTGGTCGGCATCCCCGAACCGCTCAAGCGCTCCCGGCAGTACCCGCACCAGCTCTCCGGCGGCATGCGCCAGCGGGTGACCATCGCGATGGCGCTCGCCTGCGACCCCGACGTGCTGATCGCGGACGAGGCCACCACCGCCCTGGACGTGACCGTGCAGCGGCAGATCCTCGACCTGCTCCAGGAGATCCAGGCGGAGCGCGGCATGGGCATGATCCTGGTCAGCCACGACCTGGGCGTGGTGGCCGGACGCACCGACCAGATCGCCGTGATGTACGCCGGTCGCATGGTCGAACACTCGCCCACCGCCGAGCTGTTCGCGCATCGCCGGCACCGCTACACCGAGGCCCTGCTCGGCGCCGTGCCGCGCCTGGACGTGCCGCGGGACCAGCGGCCGCGCGCGATCCCGGGCAGCCCGCCCGACCTGATCACGCTGGCCTCCGGGTGCGCGTTCGCGGCCCGCTGCGGCGCGGCCGACGACCTGTGCCGCGCGCAACGCCCCGAGTTGGGCGAGGACCTGGGCACGCACCGGTTCGCCTGCCACCACCCGGTCGGCACCGACGCGCCGGCCGGCGGCGGCGCCGACGCCGCCTCGGGCACCGGCGCCGACGAGAAGCCGTCCCTGATGAAGGAGACCCCCGCATGA
- a CDS encoding ABC transporter substrate-binding protein encodes MAHARPFALRARRRAAAVVAVIGLLAAAGCGSDSGEPPSAVGTPRAGGSLDILATSDARSLDPFLPSYAAQADGNRMAALYDSLLWTNPVTGSVQPQLAESLNPVEGSGNKIWSLRMRPNLRFTDGTVFDAAAVKINWDTHAVPTTNSRQRDATVGMKSQIGADALELRIILDKPNGNFDRLVARSLSFIASPKAIAEGVDKLAEHPVGAGPFMLAPGGWVKGDHLTLVKNQTYWQGPTKPYLDSITFRYESSGTAAVDRVKKGKADVANVSDAFTLKAARAAGIGIESLALSGGQLLSFDTSGGPTANPDVRRAIVLALSSEEINRRVFGGAGTPARGIFNQATALANPQLSAPENKPQQAAELFAKVTDKGAKPMRIKFIAPKSAAIDELGRYMKETLEKFPGVTLDVETADLSEFVKRSNLADAFDVKVSQLLADDPEPVVYQYLHRGSPGNCCFYGDDAVDRSLDEARNTTDPSRRRAAYTQLQLQLDRDMPLWVYQEAVVAGVFHSGITGVQLCNDGIFLFDRLGKKG; translated from the coding sequence GTGGCACACGCACGACCTTTCGCCCTTCGGGCCCGCCGCCGCGCCGCCGCCGTCGTCGCGGTGATCGGCCTGCTGGCCGCGGCCGGCTGCGGCTCCGACTCCGGTGAGCCGCCCAGCGCGGTGGGCACGCCCCGGGCCGGCGGCTCGCTGGACATCCTGGCCACCTCCGACGCGCGCAGCCTCGACCCCTTCCTGCCCTCCTACGCCGCGCAGGCCGACGGCAACCGGATGGCGGCGCTGTACGACAGCCTGTTGTGGACGAACCCGGTCACCGGCTCCGTACAGCCGCAGTTGGCGGAGAGCCTGAACCCGGTGGAGGGCAGCGGGAACAAGATCTGGAGCCTGCGCATGCGGCCCAATCTGAGGTTCACCGACGGCACCGTCTTCGACGCCGCGGCGGTCAAGATCAACTGGGACACGCACGCGGTGCCCACCACCAACTCCCGCCAGCGCGACGCCACCGTCGGGATGAAGAGCCAGATCGGCGCGGACGCGCTGGAGTTGCGGATCATCCTGGACAAGCCGAACGGCAACTTCGACCGCCTGGTCGCGCGCAGCCTGTCCTTCATCGCCTCGCCCAAGGCGATCGCCGAGGGCGTCGACAAGCTGGCCGAACACCCGGTCGGCGCCGGTCCGTTCATGCTGGCCCCGGGCGGCTGGGTCAAGGGCGACCATCTGACCCTGGTGAAGAACCAGACCTACTGGCAGGGTCCGACCAAGCCGTATCTGGACTCCATCACGTTCCGCTACGAGTCGAGCGGCACCGCGGCGGTCGACCGGGTCAAGAAGGGCAAGGCCGACGTCGCCAACGTCAGCGACGCGTTCACCCTCAAGGCCGCGCGCGCGGCCGGGATCGGTATCGAGTCCCTGGCACTGTCCGGCGGGCAGCTGCTCAGCTTCGACACCTCCGGCGGCCCGACCGCCAACCCGGACGTGCGGCGCGCGATCGTACTGGCGCTGAGCAGCGAGGAGATCAACCGGCGCGTGTTCGGCGGCGCCGGCACCCCCGCCCGCGGCATCTTCAACCAGGCCACCGCGCTGGCCAATCCGCAACTGTCGGCGCCGGAGAACAAGCCGCAGCAGGCGGCCGAGCTGTTCGCCAAGGTGACCGACAAGGGCGCCAAGCCGATGCGGATCAAGTTCATCGCGCCCAAGAGCGCCGCGATCGACGAACTCGGCCGCTACATGAAGGAGACGCTGGAGAAGTTCCCCGGCGTCACTCTCGACGTGGAGACCGCCGACCTCTCCGAGTTCGTCAAACGATCGAATCTGGCCGACGCGTTCGACGTCAAGGTCAGCCAACTCCTCGCGGACGACCCGGAGCCGGTGGTCTACCAGTACCTGCACCGCGGCAGCCCGGGCAACTGCTGCTTCTACGGCGACGACGCGGTGGACCGCTCGCTCGACGAGGCGCGCAACACCACCGACCCCTCCCGCCGGCGCGCCGCCTACACCCAGCTCCAGCTGCAGTTGGACCGCGACATGCCGCTGTGGGTCTACCAGGAGGCGGTGGTCGCGGGCGTGTTCCACTCCGGGATCACCGGCGTGCAGCTGTGCAACGACGGCATCTTCCTGTTCGACCGGCTCGGCAAAAAGGGCTGA
- a CDS encoding ABC transporter permease, translating into MSTLETAPAVGATPATVAAAKTGKARKRPSFLLWFAIAWMAIVLLGALLSLVASGVFPHGYDKAFGEAKQAPFGSWPEFLGTDGLGRSHLTRLAFGARVSMIVALVSVVVGVLVGGLLGLVAAYFRGVTEMVIDLFSDALLAFPPLILLLALSSVYEPSQTSITAGLAVLTIPGFTRLTKASAIAQSNREYVTVAKAMGAGPGRIIFKELLPNTFPAVMSYSVIVMAVLIVAEGSLSFLGLSIPPPMPSWGGMINSAKDDLSLYPSQVFVPCAVLFLTVFSLNVIGDRLRAKFDVRDTKL; encoded by the coding sequence ATGAGCACACTCGAAACCGCCCCCGCCGTCGGCGCGACCCCCGCGACGGTGGCCGCCGCCAAGACCGGCAAGGCGCGCAAGCGGCCGAGCTTTTTGCTGTGGTTCGCCATCGCGTGGATGGCGATCGTGCTGCTCGGCGCGCTGCTCAGCCTCGTCGCCTCCGGCGTCTTCCCGCACGGGTACGACAAGGCGTTCGGCGAGGCCAAGCAGGCACCGTTCGGCAGTTGGCCGGAATTCCTCGGCACCGACGGCCTCGGCCGCAGCCACCTGACCCGGCTCGCCTTCGGCGCGCGCGTATCGATGATCGTCGCGCTGGTGTCGGTCGTGGTCGGCGTGCTCGTCGGCGGCCTGCTCGGTTTGGTCGCCGCCTACTTCCGCGGCGTCACCGAGATGGTCATCGACCTGTTCTCCGACGCGCTGCTCGCCTTCCCGCCGCTGATCCTGCTGCTCGCGCTGTCCTCGGTGTACGAGCCGTCGCAGACCAGCATCACCGCGGGACTGGCCGTGCTCACCATCCCCGGCTTCACCCGGCTGACCAAGGCGAGCGCGATCGCCCAGTCCAACCGCGAATACGTCACGGTGGCCAAGGCGATGGGGGCGGGTCCGGGTCGGATCATCTTCAAGGAACTGCTGCCCAACACCTTCCCCGCGGTGATGTCCTACTCGGTGATCGTGATGGCCGTGCTGATCGTCGCGGAGGGCTCGCTGTCCTTCCTCGGGCTCAGCATCCCGCCGCCGATGCCCAGTTGGGGCGGCATGATCAACTCCGCGAAGGACGATCTGTCGCTGTATCCGTCCCAGGTGTTCGTGCCCTGCGCCGTGCTGTTCCTGACCGTCTTCTCGCTCAACGTCATCGGCGACCGGCTGCGCGCGAAGTTCGACGTCCGCGACACCAAGCTGTAG
- a CDS encoding ABC transporter substrate-binding protein, which yields MPPGRRGPRRRLSLTLALAAATVLAAAGCGLGSPDSKGSSGEPPHGGSVTILMPGEERGLDPFTASYSSVADSNRLSALYDVLVWTDPTTGGVRPKLAESLVSDQTSRIWTLTLRSDVRFTDGSLLDAGTVKANWEAHRDPSVRSLVGGPLQKVQLTEVSALQLKIELPSPNANFDHTVARNLSFVAPRRLAATPEGRFELKHAPVGAGPFKLKSWEPGRELRLERNPQYWQRDRPYLDEVVFRVDKDAESGNKTIRAKRADLTLSTDPQSIAQARADGLVVEDARLNGGLMVAFNVRKGPFQDPNARRAMALALSSTEINRRFYGGRDDSARGIFDASSPLANVNLAAPENRPEEARALFAQITANGKKPFVFRYLVPDAGKMRDTAEYIRQTLEGYPGVTVIVEVTDMASLVTRLAGNDFDATVCQLWADDVEPTIYQFLYSKAGLSNITGYANDIVDAALEDGRRSTDAASRRDAYTRLQNQVNRDLPFWVYSSAVIGAVHRSDVVGIQLYNDGLIHFDAIGRR from the coding sequence TTGCCACCAGGACGCCGCGGCCCGCGCCGCCGGCTCTCGCTCACCCTCGCGCTCGCGGCGGCGACGGTGCTGGCCGCGGCGGGCTGCGGGCTGGGCTCTCCCGACTCCAAGGGCTCGTCCGGCGAGCCTCCGCACGGCGGTTCGGTGACGATCCTGATGCCGGGGGAGGAACGCGGGCTCGATCCGTTCACCGCGTCCTACTCCAGCGTCGCCGACTCGAACCGACTCTCCGCGCTGTACGACGTCCTCGTGTGGACCGATCCCACCACGGGCGGGGTGCGCCCGAAGCTGGCCGAGTCGCTGGTGTCGGACCAGACCTCCCGGATCTGGACACTGACACTGCGTTCGGACGTGCGCTTCACCGACGGCAGCCTGCTCGACGCCGGCACGGTCAAGGCCAACTGGGAGGCGCATCGCGACCCTTCGGTGCGTTCGCTGGTCGGCGGGCCGCTGCAGAAGGTGCAGCTGACCGAGGTGTCGGCGCTCCAGTTGAAGATCGAACTGCCGTCACCCAACGCGAACTTCGACCACACGGTGGCCCGCAACCTGTCGTTCGTGGCCCCCCGCCGGCTGGCCGCGACCCCGGAGGGCCGCTTCGAGCTCAAGCACGCGCCGGTCGGCGCGGGCCCGTTCAAGCTCAAGAGCTGGGAGCCGGGCAGGGAACTGCGCCTGGAGCGCAACCCCCAGTACTGGCAACGCGATCGCCCCTACCTGGACGAGGTGGTCTTCCGGGTCGACAAGGACGCGGAGTCGGGCAACAAGACGATCCGCGCGAAGCGGGCCGACCTCACACTGAGCACCGATCCGCAGAGCATCGCCCAGGCCCGCGCGGACGGGCTCGTCGTCGAGGACGCCCGGCTCAACGGCGGCCTGATGGTCGCCTTCAACGTGCGCAAGGGCCCCTTCCAGGACCCGAACGCCCGCCGGGCGATGGCGCTCGCGCTGAGCAGTACGGAGATCAACCGGCGCTTCTACGGCGGCCGGGACGACTCGGCGCGGGGCATCTTCGACGCCTCCTCGCCGCTGGCGAACGTCAACCTGGCCGCGCCGGAGAACCGCCCGGAGGAGGCCAGGGCGCTGTTCGCGCAGATCACCGCGAACGGGAAGAAGCCGTTCGTCTTCCGCTATCTGGTGCCCGACGCGGGCAAGATGCGGGACACCGCCGAGTACATCCGGCAGACCCTGGAGGGCTATCCGGGCGTAACCGTGATCGTCGAGGTCACCGACATGGCCTCGCTGGTGACCCGGCTGGCCGGCAACGACTTCGACGCCACCGTGTGTCAGCTGTGGGCCGACGACGTGGAACCGACGATCTATCAGTTCCTGTACAGCAAGGCCGGGTTGAGCAATATCACCGGCTACGCCAACGACATCGTGGACGCCGCGCTGGAGGACGGCCGACGCTCCACCGACGCCGCCTCGCGACGCGACGCCTACACCCGGCTGCAGAACCAGGTCAATCGTGACCTGCCGTTCTGGGTCTACTCGTCGGCGGTGATCGGCGCGGTCCACCGCTCCGACGTGGTCGGGATCCAGCTGTACAACGACGGGCTGATCCACTTCGACGCCATCGGGCGGCGCTGA
- a CDS encoding P-II family nitrogen regulator gives MKLITAVIKPHRLDDVKNALQAFGVHGLTVTEASGYGRQRGHTEVYRGAEYQVDLVPKVRIEVLADDEDAEELLEVLVKAARTGKIGDGKAWIVPVDSVVRVRTGERGPEAL, from the coding sequence GTGAAGCTCATCACGGCGGTGATCAAGCCGCACCGGCTCGACGACGTCAAGAACGCCCTCCAGGCGTTCGGCGTGCACGGCCTCACCGTGACCGAGGCGAGCGGCTACGGCCGCCAGCGCGGCCACACCGAGGTCTACCGGGGCGCCGAGTACCAGGTCGACCTCGTGCCCAAGGTCCGCATCGAGGTGCTCGCCGACGACGAGGACGCCGAGGAACTGCTCGAAGTCCTGGTCAAGGCCGCCCGCACCGGCAAGATCGGCGACGGCAAGGCCTGGATCGTCCCCGTGGACAGCGTGGTCCGGGTCCGCACCGGCGAACGCGGCCCGGAAGCCCTGTAG
- a CDS encoding ABC transporter ATP-binding protein has protein sequence MTADDTAPGALALDDKPAAATGTDPLLTVTDLVQRFRVPGGMMNAVAGVSFELGRGRTLGLVGESGCGKSTLARAILQLTKPSEGSVRFDGQELTTLPKAGLRTMRRRIQMVFQDPISALNPRRKIFDIVAEGLVISGLPAEQIRPRVEAVLRQVGLDPELVSDRRPHQFSGGQCQRIAIARAMVVDPDLLICDEPVASLDVSVQAQVLDLLDEMKHRTGVSMIFVAHDLAVVRNISDDVAVMYLGTIAETGDTAAIYDTPAHPYTRALLDAVPAPDPAAAPSGPALGGEIPSPMNPPSGCRFRTRCPIARAECAAHVPTLREIAPGHRVACHFPLVGEAAVFAEEAIADAPKAEAAPAAAAAEPTPEAGREAPKQG, from the coding sequence ATGACGGCCGACGACACCGCGCCGGGCGCGCTCGCCCTCGACGACAAGCCCGCGGCCGCCACGGGTACCGACCCGCTGCTCACGGTCACCGACCTGGTCCAGCGTTTCCGAGTGCCCGGCGGGATGATGAACGCCGTCGCCGGGGTCAGCTTCGAACTCGGCCGCGGCCGCACCCTCGGCCTGGTCGGCGAGTCCGGCTGCGGCAAATCCACCCTCGCCCGCGCGATCCTGCAGCTGACCAAGCCGTCCGAGGGCTCGGTGCGGTTCGACGGGCAGGAGTTGACCACGCTGCCCAAGGCGGGCCTGCGCACCATGCGCCGGCGCATCCAGATGGTGTTCCAGGACCCCATCTCGGCGCTGAACCCGCGCCGCAAGATCTTCGACATCGTCGCCGAGGGCCTGGTCATCTCCGGTCTGCCCGCCGAGCAGATCCGCCCGCGCGTGGAGGCGGTGCTGCGTCAGGTGGGGCTGGACCCGGAGCTGGTCTCCGATCGCCGGCCGCACCAGTTCTCCGGCGGCCAGTGCCAGCGCATCGCCATCGCCCGGGCCATGGTCGTCGACCCCGACCTGCTGATCTGCGACGAGCCGGTGGCCTCGCTCGACGTGTCGGTCCAGGCGCAGGTGCTGGACCTGCTCGACGAGATGAAGCACCGCACCGGCGTATCGATGATCTTCGTCGCGCACGACCTCGCGGTGGTGCGCAACATCAGCGACGACGTCGCGGTGATGTATCTGGGCACCATCGCCGAGACCGGGGACACCGCGGCGATCTACGACACGCCCGCGCACCCGTACACCCGGGCCCTGCTGGACGCGGTGCCCGCGCCCGACCCGGCGGCCGCCCCGTCCGGTCCCGCGCTCGGCGGCGAGATCCCCTCGCCGATGAACCCGCCCAGCGGGTGCCGATTCCGCACCCGCTGCCCGATCGCGCGCGCGGAGTGCGCCGCGCATGTGCCCACGCTGCGCGAGATCGCGCCGGGACACCGGGTCGCGTGTCACTTCCCGCTGGTGGGCGAGGCGGCGGTGTTCGCCGAAGAGGCGATCGCCGACGCGCCCAAGGCCGAGGCGGCGCCCGCCGCCGCGGCGGCCGAACCCACTCCGGAAGCCGGGCGCGAGGCCCCGAAGCAGGGCTGA
- a CDS encoding ammonium transporter, with amino-acid sequence MDTGNTAFVLLSAALVMLMTPGLAFFYGGMVRVKSVLNMLMMSFICLAVVTVLWVLYGFSMTFSTDAFGGVVGNLDWYGMRDIGVAELWDGYTIPVTVFAAFQLMFAIITPALISGAVADRTRFTAWALFVAFWVTLVYFPVAHWVWAADGWLFEKGVIDFAGGTAVHINAGIAALALVLVVGKRVGFKRDPMRPHNLPLVMIGAGLLWFGWFGFNAGSWLAADGVTGRALINTQIATAAAMLGWLFLEKIRDGHLTTLGAASGAVAGLVAITPACGALSPLGSIALGLVAGAVCAWAVGLKYRLGYDDSLDVVGVHLVGGIIGSLAPGLLATGHVQSDAKGLFYGGGFDQLGKQLIGVGAVLGYSFVVTYILGTVIHKTIGFRVSEDDEVAGIDRVEHAETGYDFAALGGSTRPTAGIGTATGAGAAAPADTKVDA; translated from the coding sequence ATGGACACGGGTAACACCGCATTCGTACTCCTGAGCGCCGCACTGGTGATGCTCATGACGCCCGGGCTGGCGTTCTTCTACGGCGGCATGGTCCGCGTGAAGAGCGTCCTGAACATGTTGATGATGAGCTTCATCTGCCTGGCTGTCGTGACGGTGCTGTGGGTGCTCTACGGGTTTTCGATGACGTTCTCCACGGACGCCTTCGGCGGGGTTGTGGGCAACCTGGACTGGTACGGCATGCGCGACATCGGGGTCGCGGAACTGTGGGACGGCTACACGATCCCGGTCACGGTGTTCGCGGCCTTCCAGCTGATGTTCGCGATCATCACCCCCGCACTGATCAGCGGCGCCGTCGCGGACCGCACCAGGTTCACCGCCTGGGCCCTGTTCGTCGCGTTCTGGGTCACCCTGGTCTACTTCCCCGTCGCGCACTGGGTCTGGGCCGCGGACGGCTGGTTGTTCGAGAAGGGCGTGATCGACTTCGCCGGCGGCACCGCCGTGCACATCAACGCGGGCATCGCGGCACTGGCCCTGGTCCTGGTGGTCGGCAAGCGGGTCGGCTTCAAGCGCGACCCGATGCGCCCGCACAACCTGCCGCTGGTGATGATCGGCGCCGGGCTGCTGTGGTTCGGCTGGTTCGGCTTCAACGCCGGCTCCTGGCTGGCCGCCGACGGCGTCACCGGACGGGCCCTGATCAACACCCAGATCGCCACCGCCGCGGCCATGCTCGGCTGGCTGTTCCTGGAGAAGATCCGCGACGGACACCTGACCACCCTCGGCGCCGCCTCCGGCGCGGTCGCCGGCCTGGTCGCGATCACCCCCGCGTGCGGCGCGCTCAGCCCGCTCGGCTCGATCGCCCTGGGCCTGGTCGCCGGCGCGGTCTGCGCGTGGGCGGTGGGCCTGAAGTACCGGCTCGGCTACGACGATTCGCTCGACGTGGTCGGCGTGCACCTGGTCGGCGGCATCATCGGCTCGCTCGCCCCCGGCCTGCTGGCCACCGGTCACGTCCAGAGCGACGCGAAGGGCCTGTTCTACGGTGGGGGCTTCGACCAGCTGGGCAAGCAGCTGATCGGCGTCGGTGCCGTCCTCGGCTACTCCTTCGTGGTCACGTACATCCTGGGCACGGTCATCCACAAGACCATCGGCTTCCGGGTGTCCGAGGACGACGAGGTGGCCGGCATCGACCGGGTCGAGCACGCCGAGACCGGGTACGACTTCGCCGCTCTCGGCGGTTCCACCCGACCGACGGCGGGCATCGGCACCGCTACGGGCGCGGGTGCCGCGGCACCCGCCGACACGAAGGTGGATGCGTGA
- a CDS encoding ABC transporter permease: MLRLLGRKLLALIPVLFLVTFATTALPDLVDGSPVAQMLGPGSTPQDLKDLEHEFGYDKSLPVRYVTWVGDALTGDLGESLKTRTSVMDGIAERFPVTLELAVFALLMALIVAVPLGVWTAAKAGGRVDRVIGGVSSGLLSIPTFVSVFILVYFFANPKMMLAFKPTGWEYISVDFAKNIEFAFLPALALALAEIPQFQRLLRSDMLATLQEDFILTARSKGLSTPYVLFRHALRPSSFSLLTVSGLTLGRLIGGTVIVESYFAIPGLGQGMYQAINGKDIPVVQGTVVVIALIYVLLNTLVDIGYSLIDPRVRAR; this comes from the coding sequence GTGTTGCGCCTGCTCGGTCGCAAGTTGCTGGCCCTGATTCCGGTGCTGTTCCTGGTCACCTTCGCGACCACGGCCCTGCCCGACCTGGTGGACGGTTCACCGGTCGCCCAGATGCTCGGCCCCGGTTCCACGCCGCAGGACCTCAAGGACCTGGAGCACGAGTTCGGGTACGACAAGTCGCTGCCCGTCCGATACGTGACCTGGGTGGGCGATGCGCTCACCGGCGACCTCGGGGAGTCCCTGAAGACCCGGACCTCCGTCATGGACGGCATCGCCGAACGTTTCCCCGTGACCCTGGAACTCGCCGTCTTCGCCCTGCTCATGGCCCTGATCGTGGCCGTACCGCTGGGCGTGTGGACGGCCGCCAAGGCCGGCGGCCGGGTGGACCGCGTGATCGGCGGCGTCTCCTCCGGACTGCTGTCCATCCCCACCTTCGTGAGCGTGTTCATCCTCGTCTACTTCTTCGCCAACCCGAAGATGATGCTCGCGTTCAAGCCGACCGGATGGGAGTACATCTCGGTCGACTTCGCCAAGAACATCGAGTTCGCGTTCCTGCCCGCGCTCGCCCTCGCGCTCGCCGAGATCCCGCAGTTCCAGCGCCTGTTGCGCAGCGACATGCTGGCCACGCTGCAGGAGGACTTCATCCTCACCGCGCGCTCCAAGGGACTGTCCACGCCGTACGTGCTCTTCCGGCACGCGTTGCGGCCCTCGTCGTTCTCGCTGCTGACCGTCTCCGGGCTGACCCTGGGCCGGTTGATCGGCGGTACCGTCATCGTCGAGTCCTACTTCGCCATCCCCGGACTGGGACAGGGCATGTACCAGGCGATCAACGGCAAGGACATCCCCGTGGTCCAGGGCACGGTCGTGGTCATCGCGCTCATCTACGTACTGCTCAACACGCTCGTGGACATCGGCTACTCCCTCATCGACCCGAGAGTGAGGGCCCGATGA
- a CDS encoding ABC transporter substrate-binding protein, with protein MTRTSLLSLRSSCRTRRRIVALIAATALAGALAGCGNDDDTKPSAAGTPKQGGSLTMSLPGDSTSLDPFSTSYVNVADGSRMSALYDSLVWTDPTTGSVRPQLAESLAVLGTKADTWRLKLRPNVKFSDGTVLDAEAVRFNWDRHKDPKVGSFQRGAASNILSLTVTDPLTLDVKLISENANFDHLVTRSLAFIASPTALRASPTGIADKPVGAGPYKLVTWERGVKQTFTRNPDYWQREKGLPHLDNLTITVDTDVTHSVAAVDDGKTDLTVAVDPLAVAQGEDKKLGVLRIGLNGGQMVVFNMNVAPFKDLRARRAFVFAFSGAEINQKFFGGKGIPAKGIFAASSPVANIQLAASENDKQRAKELFDDVTANGTKPIKFTYWVPQAPASIRVAEYMKQVLGTYAGVEMEVKVVDIATYVKTVRGGGSTEWQAALGQQWIDDPEPGIYDLLHGKSMTNNSGYENASVDTALEDARRTTDPAARRDAYTRVQLQVNKDMPFWVYQEAVTAAIYAPRITGVQLMNDGIVLWDRIGTTG; from the coding sequence GTGACTCGTACTTCCCTGTTGTCCCTTCGATCCTCGTGTCGTACCCGCCGCCGGATAGTCGCGCTGATCGCGGCGACCGCGCTGGCCGGCGCCCTCGCCGGCTGCGGGAACGACGACGACACCAAACCGTCGGCCGCGGGCACGCCCAAGCAGGGCGGCTCGCTCACGATGAGCCTTCCGGGCGACTCCACGAGCCTGGACCCCTTCTCCACCTCGTATGTGAACGTCGCCGACGGAAGTCGGATGTCCGCGCTCTACGACTCGCTGGTGTGGACCGATCCCACCACCGGCAGCGTGCGCCCGCAGCTCGCCGAGTCGCTGGCCGTCCTCGGCACCAAAGCCGACACGTGGCGACTCAAGCTCCGCCCCAACGTGAAGTTCAGCGACGGCACGGTGTTGGACGCCGAGGCGGTCCGCTTCAACTGGGACCGGCACAAGGACCCCAAGGTCGGTTCCTTCCAGCGGGGTGCGGCGAGCAACATCCTCTCGCTCACCGTCACCGACCCGCTCACCCTCGACGTCAAACTGATCTCCGAGAACGCGAACTTCGACCACCTGGTGACCCGTTCGCTCGCCTTCATCGCCTCGCCCACCGCACTGCGGGCCAGCCCGACCGGAATCGCCGACAAGCCGGTCGGCGCGGGCCCCTACAAGCTGGTGACGTGGGAGCGCGGGGTCAAGCAGACCTTCACCCGCAACCCCGACTACTGGCAGCGCGAGAAGGGGCTGCCGCACCTGGACAACCTGACCATCACCGTGGACACGGACGTCACCCACTCGGTGGCGGCGGTCGACGACGGCAAGACCGATCTCACCGTCGCGGTGGACCCCCTCGCCGTCGCGCAGGGCGAGGACAAGAAGCTCGGCGTGTTGCGGATCGGCCTCAACGGCGGCCAGATGGTCGTGTTCAACATGAACGTCGCGCCGTTCAAGGACCTGCGCGCCCGCCGCGCGTTCGTCTTCGCGTTCAGCGGCGCCGAGATCAACCAGAAGTTCTTCGGCGGCAAGGGCATCCCCGCCAAGGGCATCTTCGCGGCGTCCTCTCCCGTCGCCAACATCCAGCTGGCCGCGTCGGAGAACGACAAGCAGCGGGCGAAGGAACTCTTCGACGACGTCACCGCGAACGGCACCAAGCCGATCAAGTTCACGTACTGGGTGCCGCAGGCCCCGGCCTCGATCCGGGTCGCGGAGTACATGAAGCAGGTGCTCGGCACCTATGCCGGCGTCGAGATGGAGGTCAAGGTCGTCGACATCGCGACCTACGTCAAGACCGTCCGCGGCGGCGGCAGCACCGAATGGCAGGCCGCCCTAGGGCAGCAGTGGATCGACGACCCGGAGCCGGGCATCTACGATCTCCTGCACGGCAAGAGCATGACGAACAACAGCGGTTACGAGAACGCCTCGGTCGACACCGCGCTCGAGGACGCGCGCAGGACGACCGACCCCGCGGCCCGACGTGACGCGTACACGCGTGTACAGCTGCAGGTGAACAAGGACATGCCGTTCTGGGTGTACCAGGAAGCGGTCACCGCCGCGATCTACGCCCCCAGGATCACCGGCGTCCAGCTGATGAACGACGGCATCGTCCTGTGGGACCGGATCGGCACCACCGGCTGA